The following are encoded in a window of Harmonia axyridis chromosome 7, icHarAxyr1.1, whole genome shotgun sequence genomic DNA:
- the LOC123684807 gene encoding AF4/FMR2 family member lilli-like isoform X5, translated as MMFDVTYDIDRDRLREHQRQMRAKMSLQDPDEEPPPPLFGNPVKVTPTQNDPLVKSINSRLGEYCKVKHLFDNSKGLIGLDHGYNSVYQPRTHAPPNQHPSNRPINQELPRHEFKKPNNHNPVLHQRSDRSAGYGRPSDRGNMYPGQQMRQSNGVNPPMHRQGNGGMPYGTNGPPNLNGPNPPSNMNRPSHNQMPRPVQAPSQDRRTLPHQTPAPTNLEVDKALEEMINLRAPLSAIAATPRTDIDNNGLYFHPPTATLSEIPPLMTKPRSSSPKRAEPEDNLLNLSGSSADLRYQLALSETSEDEDEERPIVERMLSPIAATPAVNRMLDIPQLIPKIQEEPQPTQDDENQEDSSSSSGSDSGSDSDSSSDDSDNDKEPEQPLPEPPQAPLAPKVQTPIQSFEADNEEHKKRWNLASYIDSDNKDIVAAPLSPLDKTPSSYDHSKSQPRFKNGGLQAPSAYTDSSDARNVQKDSNKLVTRLSEDSDSDDDERTKVIDKPQQTKRTSSVIYSDSDSDFDMKKIKPSPKLNKSGASSDSAKPKSNRGRPRKIKPEDETGGEVKAKKRGRPKLPKNETKSKQRTSSISDADVQVKKRGRPKKKRSISSDEESKSKKLKLSGSSDDESLTKSDKSAKNKSKDDQKTPVDKSKDKQIKKKPGKSSRTIKSSETVPTSSDSDSDDEKPSRLSSDSDSSECELNKSDPKAKKSQLTTPKREEKDKDRVQDKNKSDFLRKLYTPKRDSEGGKGGGKGGGKGGKGKCGVSVIVKDGDYERHTSSITEDPLFSTTAVSPLRTTKHDDANSIKHTPSPQTKRVPEPTTEPKKKPLQMNIDIERLNMKRILDPKERHNDEKHQVKEKDHDKHKHKSDKDKSKEKDRESKKKEHKSKDRDHKGKGKEHKSKEDTKSKSEDNKKKDEHVKPKDENVKLKDENMKAKEEIVKMKDEPVKVKDDNVKTMKRDSDEPKTKDENNKPKEKDHKDRDKDKKSKEKRHKDKDHKSKEKSSKHSKEHNDDDQKHKSKKRKREHSKSSSRSEVGDASTKTKDEDHSSKKKREEKCNSIKDANLPQTNHERVPSEGKAGNVDDSKPKKEKDSSGHKKEHASQEKVPQVEDRRSVSKASSVQQKITYSTDQRASTSSSEGTNQKLANYSNFERIEEPADFDSRDHNQYLIEAKRLKHLADTVSDPIRQCLLYMDAILYFLLTGDAMESERSTEAAAFTMFRDTLSLIKYISGRYKQQHLYSQMFTTLAVLNYRCQARLYYKLLEMKRRENREYQKIIADFCNKSNAAAAAEPNAATQGGTTQPNAASPVSPSGSVGSIGSHSSSGYSSSELPSTRNQGMWIPMPVYNAVSVQNQHFTYLLTYMDLWETADNLVQNANLTEFFIQLDRTCRPLTLHSTIRHLVSYVKKGIMLVQREMQEGSS; from the exons CATCGATAGGGACCGTCTGCGAGAGCACCAGAGGCAGATGAGAGCCAAGATGTCTTTGCAAGATCCCGACGAAGAACCTCCGCCGCCCCTGTTCGGGAATCCTGTCAAG GTGACCCCAACGCAAAATGATCCTCTGGTGAAAAGCATTAACAGCAGACTTGGAGAATACTGCAAAGTTAAACATCTATTCGACAACAGCAAGGGCCTTATAGGATTAGATCACGGTTACAACTCCGTATATCAGCCCAGAACACATGCGCCGCCCAATCAACATCCATCCAACAG aCCAATCAACCAGGAACTGCCCAGACACGAATTCAAAAAGCCCAACAACCACAATCCTGTCCTCCACCAGAGGTCAGACAGGAGTGCTGGTTACGGTAGGCCTTCCGATCGTGGCAACATGTACCCCGGTCAGCAGATGAGACAGAGCAACGGGGTCAACCCCCCAATGCACAGACAGGGTAATGGAGGAATGCCCTACGGTACCAACGGTCCTCCCAACTTGAACGGACCCAACCCTCCGAGCAATATGAACCGGCCAAGTCACAATCAAATGCCTCGCCCTGTACAGGCCCCAAGCCAA GACAGGAGAACTTTACCTCATCAGACGCCTGCCCCGACCAACTTGGAAGTAGACAAAGCCTTGGAGGAGATGATCAACCTGAGGGCGCCGCTCTCAGCAATAGCGGCAACACCGAGGACGGACATAGATAACAACGGACTGTATTTCCACCCGCCCACCGCCACT ctgtCCGAGATACCTCCACTTATGACGAAACCAAGGTCCTCTTCGCCAA aACGTGCTGAACCTGAAGATAACCTACTCAACCTGTCAGGATCATCAGC AGATCTGAGATACCAGCTGGCCCTATCAGAAACCAGCGAGGACGAAGATGAGGAGCGCCCGATAGTCGAAAGAATGCTGTCTCCTATTGCAGCCACGCCCGCCGTCAACCGTATGCTAGACATTCCCCAGCTCATTCCCAAGATACAGGAAGAGCCCCAGccaacccaagatgacgaaaACCAAGAGGACAGTTCCTCCAGTTCCGGCTCAGACTCCGGGTCGGACAGCGATTCCAGCAGCGACGACTCCGACAACGACAAGGAGCCGGAACAACCCCTTCCGGAACCCCCACAGGCTCCTCTTGCCCCAAAAGTCCAAACACCAATCCAGTCCTTCGAAGCGGACAACGAGGAACACAAGAAGAGGTGGAACCTGGCCAGCTACATAGACTCGGACAACAAGGACATCGTAGCTGCGCCTCTGTCCCCTTTGGACAAGACCCCATCCTCCTACGATCACTCCAAATCCCAGCCCAGATTCAAAAATGGCGGGCTTCAGGCCCCAAGTGCTTATACGGACAGCAGTGACGCGAGAAACGTTCAGAAAGACTCAAATAAATTAGTTACCAGACTCTCCGAAGACAGTGACAGTGATGATGATGAGAGAACGAAAGTTATAGACAAGCCGCAACAGACCAAACGGACTAGTTCAGTGATTTACAGTGACTCGGATTCGGACTTTGATATGAAGAAGATCAAGCCGTCGCCAAAGCTCAACAAGAGCGGTGCCTCATCGGATTCCGCGAAGCCCAAGAGCAACAGGGGGAGACCTAGAAAGATCAAGCCTGAAGATGAGACCGGTGGTGAGGTTAAAGCAAAAAAGAGAGGCAGACCCAAGCTGCCCAAGAACGAGACTAAGAGCAAACAGAGAACTTCCAGTATCTCAGACGCTGATGTTCAAGTCAAAAAGCGCGGAAGACCTAAGAAGAAGAGGAGTATTAGCTCGGACGAAGAAAgtaaaagcaaaaaattaaaactgagCGGTTCCTCAGATGATGAATCTTTGACAAAGTCAGATAAATCTGCAAAGAACAAAAGTAAAGATGATCAAAAAACACCGGTTGATAAGTCTAAAgacaaacaaatcaaaaagaaaCCAGGAAAATCCTCAAGGACCATTAAGAGTTCTGAAACAGTACCAACCTCAAGCGATAGCGACTCGGACGACGAAAAACCTAGTCGTTTATCGTCTGACAGCGATTCTAGTGAGTGTGAACTCAACAAGTCTGATCCTAAAGCGAAAAAGAGTCAGTTAACAACCCCAAAAAGGGAAGAAAAGGATAAGGATAGGGTGCAGGATAAAAACAAGAGCGATTTCTTGAGGAAGCTCTACACCCCAAAGAGAGATTCCGAGGGAGGTAAAGGTGGTGGAAAAGGCGGTGGTAAAGGTGGAAAGGGCAAATGCGGAGTAAGTGTCATCGTGAAAGACGGAGACTACGAAAGGCACACTTCATCCATAACAGAAGACCCACTCTTTTCAACGACCGCAGTGTCGCCTTTGAGAACCACAAAACATGATGATGCAAATTCCATCAAGCACACCCCATCACCACAGACTAAACGTGTCCCCGAACCAACCACTGAACCCAAAAAGAAACCATTACAAATGAACATAGATATAGAAAGGTTGAACATGAAAAGGATACTCGATCCTAAAGAAAGACATAATGACGAAAAGCATCAAGTGAAAGAGAAAGATCATGATAAACATAAGCACAAAAGCGACAAAGACAAATCAAAGGAGAAGGATCGAGAATCCAAAAAGAAAGAACACAAATCAAAAGACAGGGATCACAAGGGTAAAGGAAAAGAACACAAATCAAAAGAAGACACCAAGAGTAAATCCGAAGATAACAAGAAAAAAGATGAACATGTGAAACCGAAAGATGAGAACGTTAAATTGAAGGATGAAAACATGAAAGCAAAAGAAGAAATCGTCAAAATGAAAGATGAACCTGTAAAGGTGAAAGACGATAACGTGAAAACGATGAAACGTGATAGTGATGAACCTAAAACAaaagatgaaaataacaaaccgaAAGAAAAGGATCATAAAGACAGAGATAAggacaaaaaatcaaaagaaaaacgTCACAAAGACAAAGATCacaaatcaaaagaaaaaagttcCAAACACAGTAAAGAACACAATGATGATGATCAAAAGCATAAATCAAAGAAACGAAAAAGGGAGCATAGCAAAAGTTCCTCGCGTTCTGAAGTTGGTGATGCATCGACAAAAACTAAAGATGAAGATCATTCTTCGAAAAAGAAGAGAGAGGAAAAATGCAATAGTATTAAAGATGCTAATTTACCTCAAACCAACCACGAAAGGGTTCCAAGCGAAGGAAAAGCTGGTAATGTCGACGATTCTAAACCTAAGAAAGAAAAGGATAGTTCAGGCCATAAGAAAGAGCATGCCAGTCAAGAAAAAGTTCCTCAAGTTGAAGATCGTAGATCTGTATCCAAAGCATCTTCTGTGCAGCAGAAAATAACCTATAGCACTGACCAAAGGGCTTCAACCAGTAGTAGTGAAGGCACCAATCAGAAACTGGCAAACTACTCGAACTTTGAGAGGATCGAGGAGCCTGCTGATTTCGACAGCAGGGATCACAACCAATATTTAATCGAGGCCAAGAGACTTAAGCACCTGGCAGATACTGTATCCGACCCCATCAGGCAGTGTCTGCTTTACATGGATGCTATCCTTTATTTCCTTCTGACTGGAGATGCTATGGAGAGCGAGAGAAGCACAGAAGCGGCAGCTTTCACAATGTTTAGGGATACTCTTTCTTTAATCAAATACATATCCGGACGTTACAAGCAGCAACATCTCTATTCGCAAATGTTCACCACCCTAGCAGTTCTCAA TTATAGATGTCAGGCGAGGCTGTATTACAAACTGCTGGAAATGAAGAGGAGAGAGAACAGAGAGTATCAGAAGATAATCGCTGACTTTTGTAATAAG agcaaTGCTGCCGCTGCAGCAGAACCCAACGCCGCCACACAAGGCGGTACGACGCAACCAAACGCGGCATCTCCAGTTTCCCCATCGGGTTCTGTTGGATCTATCGGGAGTCATTCCTCATCCGGATACAGCAGTAGCGAGTTGCCAAGTACTAGGAACCAAGGCATGTGGATACCGATGCCCGTTTACAATGCCGTGTCGGTTCAAAATCAACATTTCACATACCTGCTGACCTACATGGATCTCTGGGAGACTGCGGACAATCTGGTTCAAAACGCTAATCTTACTG aattcttcaTCCAGTTGGATAGGACCTGCAGACCTTTGACGTTACACAGTACAATACGACATCTAGTGTCATATGTTAAGAAAGGTATTATGCTAGTCCAGAGGGAAATGCAAGAAGGAAGCTCATAG
- the LOC123684807 gene encoding AF4/FMR2 family member lilli-like isoform X6: MDYLCLFRGFLVSTSSEYLAEFSLFSSKMVAHIVCASRSLYKSGERAEPEDNLLNLSGSSADLRYQLALSETSEDEDEERPIVERMLSPIAATPAVNRMLDIPQLIPKIQEEPQPTQDDENQEDSSSSSGSDSGSDSDSSSDDSDNDKEPEQPLPEPPQAPLAPKVQTPIQSFEADNEEHKKRWNLASYIDSDNKDIVAAPLSPLDKTPSSYDHSKSQPRFKNGGLQAPSAYTDSSDARNVQKDSNKLVTRLSEDSDSDDDERTKVIDKPQQTKRTSSVIYSDSDSDFDMKKIKPSPKLNKSGASSDSAKPKSNRGRPRKIKPEDETGGEVKAKKRGRPKLPKNETKSKQRTSSISDADVQVKKRGRPKKKRSISSDEESKSKKLKLSGSSDDESLTKSDKSAKNKSKDDQKTPVDKSKDKQIKKKPGKSSRTIKSSETVPTSSDSDSDDEKPSRLSSDSDSSECELNKSDPKAKKSQLTTPKREEKDKDRVQDKNKSDFLRKLYTPKRDSEGGKGGGKGGGKGGKGKCGVSVIVKDGDYERHTSSITEDPLFSTTAVSPLRTTKHDDANSIKHTPSPQTKRVPEPTTEPKKKPLQMNIDIERLNMKRILDPKERHNDEKHQVKEKDHDKHKHKSDKDKSKEKDRESKKKEHKSKDRDHKGKGKEHKSKEDTKSKSEDNKKKDEHVKPKDENVKLKDENMKAKEEIVKMKDEPVKVKDDNVKTMKRDSDEPKTKDENNKPKEKDHKDRDKDKKSKEKRHKDKDHKSKEKSSKHSKEHNDDDQKHKSKKRKREHSKSSSRSEVGDASTKTKDEDHSSKKKREEKCNSIKDANLPQTNHERVPSEGKAGNVDDSKPKKEKDSSGHKKEHASQEKVPQVEDRRSVSKASSVQQKITYSTDQRASTSSSEGTNQKLANYSNFERIEEPADFDSRDHNQYLIEAKRLKHLADTVSDPIRQCLLYMDAILYFLLTGDAMESERSTEAAAFTMFRDTLSLIKYISGRYKQQHLYSQMFTTLAVLNYRCQARLYYKLLEMKRRENREYQKIIADFCNKSNAAAAAEPNAATQGGTTQPNAASPVSPSGSVGSIGSHSSSGYSSSELPSTRNQGMWIPMPVYNAVSVQNQHFTYLLTYMDLWETADNLVQNANLTEFFIQLDRTCRPLTLHSTIRHLVSYVKKGIMLVQREMQEGSS, translated from the exons ATGGATTATCTATGCCTTTTCCGCGGATTTCTAGTGTCGACGTCGAGCGAATATCTCGCAGAGTTCTCTTTGTTTAGTTCGAAAATGGTGGCGCACATCGTGTGCGCATCGAGGAGTTTGTACAAGAGTGGCG aACGTGCTGAACCTGAAGATAACCTACTCAACCTGTCAGGATCATCAGC AGATCTGAGATACCAGCTGGCCCTATCAGAAACCAGCGAGGACGAAGATGAGGAGCGCCCGATAGTCGAAAGAATGCTGTCTCCTATTGCAGCCACGCCCGCCGTCAACCGTATGCTAGACATTCCCCAGCTCATTCCCAAGATACAGGAAGAGCCCCAGccaacccaagatgacgaaaACCAAGAGGACAGTTCCTCCAGTTCCGGCTCAGACTCCGGGTCGGACAGCGATTCCAGCAGCGACGACTCCGACAACGACAAGGAGCCGGAACAACCCCTTCCGGAACCCCCACAGGCTCCTCTTGCCCCAAAAGTCCAAACACCAATCCAGTCCTTCGAAGCGGACAACGAGGAACACAAGAAGAGGTGGAACCTGGCCAGCTACATAGACTCGGACAACAAGGACATCGTAGCTGCGCCTCTGTCCCCTTTGGACAAGACCCCATCCTCCTACGATCACTCCAAATCCCAGCCCAGATTCAAAAATGGCGGGCTTCAGGCCCCAAGTGCTTATACGGACAGCAGTGACGCGAGAAACGTTCAGAAAGACTCAAATAAATTAGTTACCAGACTCTCCGAAGACAGTGACAGTGATGATGATGAGAGAACGAAAGTTATAGACAAGCCGCAACAGACCAAACGGACTAGTTCAGTGATTTACAGTGACTCGGATTCGGACTTTGATATGAAGAAGATCAAGCCGTCGCCAAAGCTCAACAAGAGCGGTGCCTCATCGGATTCCGCGAAGCCCAAGAGCAACAGGGGGAGACCTAGAAAGATCAAGCCTGAAGATGAGACCGGTGGTGAGGTTAAAGCAAAAAAGAGAGGCAGACCCAAGCTGCCCAAGAACGAGACTAAGAGCAAACAGAGAACTTCCAGTATCTCAGACGCTGATGTTCAAGTCAAAAAGCGCGGAAGACCTAAGAAGAAGAGGAGTATTAGCTCGGACGAAGAAAgtaaaagcaaaaaattaaaactgagCGGTTCCTCAGATGATGAATCTTTGACAAAGTCAGATAAATCTGCAAAGAACAAAAGTAAAGATGATCAAAAAACACCGGTTGATAAGTCTAAAgacaaacaaatcaaaaagaaaCCAGGAAAATCCTCAAGGACCATTAAGAGTTCTGAAACAGTACCAACCTCAAGCGATAGCGACTCGGACGACGAAAAACCTAGTCGTTTATCGTCTGACAGCGATTCTAGTGAGTGTGAACTCAACAAGTCTGATCCTAAAGCGAAAAAGAGTCAGTTAACAACCCCAAAAAGGGAAGAAAAGGATAAGGATAGGGTGCAGGATAAAAACAAGAGCGATTTCTTGAGGAAGCTCTACACCCCAAAGAGAGATTCCGAGGGAGGTAAAGGTGGTGGAAAAGGCGGTGGTAAAGGTGGAAAGGGCAAATGCGGAGTAAGTGTCATCGTGAAAGACGGAGACTACGAAAGGCACACTTCATCCATAACAGAAGACCCACTCTTTTCAACGACCGCAGTGTCGCCTTTGAGAACCACAAAACATGATGATGCAAATTCCATCAAGCACACCCCATCACCACAGACTAAACGTGTCCCCGAACCAACCACTGAACCCAAAAAGAAACCATTACAAATGAACATAGATATAGAAAGGTTGAACATGAAAAGGATACTCGATCCTAAAGAAAGACATAATGACGAAAAGCATCAAGTGAAAGAGAAAGATCATGATAAACATAAGCACAAAAGCGACAAAGACAAATCAAAGGAGAAGGATCGAGAATCCAAAAAGAAAGAACACAAATCAAAAGACAGGGATCACAAGGGTAAAGGAAAAGAACACAAATCAAAAGAAGACACCAAGAGTAAATCCGAAGATAACAAGAAAAAAGATGAACATGTGAAACCGAAAGATGAGAACGTTAAATTGAAGGATGAAAACATGAAAGCAAAAGAAGAAATCGTCAAAATGAAAGATGAACCTGTAAAGGTGAAAGACGATAACGTGAAAACGATGAAACGTGATAGTGATGAACCTAAAACAaaagatgaaaataacaaaccgaAAGAAAAGGATCATAAAGACAGAGATAAggacaaaaaatcaaaagaaaaacgTCACAAAGACAAAGATCacaaatcaaaagaaaaaagttcCAAACACAGTAAAGAACACAATGATGATGATCAAAAGCATAAATCAAAGAAACGAAAAAGGGAGCATAGCAAAAGTTCCTCGCGTTCTGAAGTTGGTGATGCATCGACAAAAACTAAAGATGAAGATCATTCTTCGAAAAAGAAGAGAGAGGAAAAATGCAATAGTATTAAAGATGCTAATTTACCTCAAACCAACCACGAAAGGGTTCCAAGCGAAGGAAAAGCTGGTAATGTCGACGATTCTAAACCTAAGAAAGAAAAGGATAGTTCAGGCCATAAGAAAGAGCATGCCAGTCAAGAAAAAGTTCCTCAAGTTGAAGATCGTAGATCTGTATCCAAAGCATCTTCTGTGCAGCAGAAAATAACCTATAGCACTGACCAAAGGGCTTCAACCAGTAGTAGTGAAGGCACCAATCAGAAACTGGCAAACTACTCGAACTTTGAGAGGATCGAGGAGCCTGCTGATTTCGACAGCAGGGATCACAACCAATATTTAATCGAGGCCAAGAGACTTAAGCACCTGGCAGATACTGTATCCGACCCCATCAGGCAGTGTCTGCTTTACATGGATGCTATCCTTTATTTCCTTCTGACTGGAGATGCTATGGAGAGCGAGAGAAGCACAGAAGCGGCAGCTTTCACAATGTTTAGGGATACTCTTTCTTTAATCAAATACATATCCGGACGTTACAAGCAGCAACATCTCTATTCGCAAATGTTCACCACCCTAGCAGTTCTCAA TTATAGATGTCAGGCGAGGCTGTATTACAAACTGCTGGAAATGAAGAGGAGAGAGAACAGAGAGTATCAGAAGATAATCGCTGACTTTTGTAATAAG agcaaTGCTGCCGCTGCAGCAGAACCCAACGCCGCCACACAAGGCGGTACGACGCAACCAAACGCGGCATCTCCAGTTTCCCCATCGGGTTCTGTTGGATCTATCGGGAGTCATTCCTCATCCGGATACAGCAGTAGCGAGTTGCCAAGTACTAGGAACCAAGGCATGTGGATACCGATGCCCGTTTACAATGCCGTGTCGGTTCAAAATCAACATTTCACATACCTGCTGACCTACATGGATCTCTGGGAGACTGCGGACAATCTGGTTCAAAACGCTAATCTTACTG aattcttcaTCCAGTTGGATAGGACCTGCAGACCTTTGACGTTACACAGTACAATACGACATCTAGTGTCATATGTTAAGAAAGGTATTATGCTAGTCCAGAGGGAAATGCAAGAAGGAAGCTCATAG